A genomic stretch from Croceibacterium aestuarii includes:
- a CDS encoding transcriptional regulator has translation MTPVVLDPQLHAPARLQIATVLATADSAEFAKLREITGVSDSVLSKHLAALVEAGYVSLKKSPLDGRSRTWASFTRKGRAAFASHMSALQALIDSAEQAVAAQ, from the coding sequence GTGACTCCGGTCGTACTCGACCCGCAGCTCCACGCGCCGGCCCGGTTGCAGATCGCCACCGTGCTGGCGACCGCGGACAGCGCCGAATTCGCCAAGCTGCGCGAGATCACTGGCGTGAGCGATTCGGTGCTCTCCAAGCATCTCGCGGCGCTGGTCGAGGCCGGCTACGTGAGCCTCAAGAAGAGCCCGCTCGACGGACGCTCGCGGACCTGGGCAAGTTTCACCCGCAAGGGCCGCGCCGCCTTCGCGTCGCACATGAGCGCGCTGCAGGCATTGATCGACAGCGCCGAACAGGCAGTCGCCGCCCAGTAG
- a CDS encoding SOS response-associated peptidase family protein translates to MTVLYRLDADAVAIARTFGAAAGEDPWAGGYLAPASFAPVVTAGREFIAGPGAPRQPRRLVPRLWGVPPPPSAWGGEPHGVLSVRNTDSPFWVGNLRNPEFRCLAPATAFMEWSKDTDSRGRRRRHWFSASDQPLFAFAGVWKDSEVPSFALLTCAPNALLRDAGCDAMPALLPADPRAQDLWLRAGWDHAKTLLEPYPSSLMRLSPEERSRPCRPRES, encoded by the coding sequence ATGACCGTGCTCTACCGCCTCGACGCCGATGCCGTGGCAATCGCGCGCACGTTCGGCGCAGCAGCCGGGGAGGATCCGTGGGCCGGCGGATACCTCGCCCCTGCCAGCTTCGCCCCGGTCGTCACCGCTGGTCGCGAGTTCATCGCCGGACCGGGCGCGCCGCGCCAGCCGCGGCGCCTGGTGCCGCGGCTCTGGGGAGTGCCGCCGCCTCCATCGGCGTGGGGCGGCGAGCCGCACGGGGTGCTCTCGGTGCGCAACACCGACAGCCCATTCTGGGTCGGCAATCTGCGCAATCCCGAATTCCGCTGCCTCGCGCCGGCAACCGCCTTCATGGAGTGGAGCAAAGACACCGATAGCCGCGGCCGGCGCAGGCGCCACTGGTTCTCCGCGTCCGACCAGCCGCTGTTCGCCTTCGCCGGGGTGTGGAAGGACAGCGAGGTGCCCAGTTTCGCGCTGCTGACCTGCGCGCCGAATGCGCTGCTGCGCGACGCCGGCTGCGATGCGATGCCGGCCCTTCTCCCGGCAGACCCGCGGGCGCAGGACCTCTGGCTGCGCGCCGGCTGGGACCACGCGAAGACCCTGCTCGAGCCCTACCCTTCGTCGCTGATGCGACTCAGCCCGGAGGAGCGAAGCCGACCGTGTCGCCCGCGGGAGTCGTGA
- a CDS encoding DUF6152 family protein → MNRTILALAAAATLGFTAHAAAHHSAAIFDFRNPVTLKGTVKAIKVVNPHTHMVLTITDAKGTRDWDFEGHSASNFYRAGFTRGSVKAGDKISITIAPLRDGHDGGYIVAFTTPAGDTVGFAPPG, encoded by the coding sequence ATGAACCGCACTATCCTTGCCCTGGCCGCCGCAGCCACGTTGGGCTTTACCGCACACGCCGCCGCGCACCATTCCGCGGCGATCTTCGATTTCCGCAATCCCGTGACGCTCAAGGGCACGGTCAAGGCGATCAAGGTGGTCAATCCGCACACCCACATGGTGCTGACCATCACCGACGCGAAGGGTACCCGCGACTGGGATTTCGAGGGCCACAGCGCCAGCAACTTCTACCGTGCCGGCTTCACCCGCGGATCGGTCAAGGCCGGAGACAAGATCTCGATCACCATCGCCCCGCTGCGCGACGGGCACGACGGCGGCTACATCGTCGCCTTCACGACTCCCGCGGGCGACACGGTCGGCTTCGCTCCTCCGGGCTGA
- a CDS encoding DUF2306 domain-containing protein encodes MSEPAGASTIDARPAGRAARREPYRKPLTPDTYEKVLAGAALALLAAVLVALARGRGEWAEVPGMVWAHLATIGVALALTPVMLLRARGDRRHRTLGWIWCAALLLTAIDSLFIRLINRGGFSVIHVLSLWTLIQVPIIVWSARTHNVKRHRSAVRGMVTGALLIAGFFTFPFERMLGHWLFG; translated from the coding sequence ATGTCGGAGCCGGCGGGCGCGAGCACGATTGACGCAAGGCCAGCGGGGCGCGCCGCGCGGCGCGAGCCTTACAGGAAACCGCTGACGCCCGACACCTACGAGAAGGTGCTCGCGGGGGCCGCGCTGGCGCTGCTCGCCGCGGTGCTCGTCGCGCTGGCGCGGGGGCGGGGCGAGTGGGCCGAGGTCCCCGGCATGGTCTGGGCGCACCTCGCCACGATCGGCGTCGCGCTGGCGCTCACCCCGGTCATGCTGCTGCGCGCGCGCGGCGACCGCCGCCACCGCACGCTCGGCTGGATCTGGTGCGCCGCGCTGCTGCTCACCGCGATCGACAGCCTGTTCATCCGCCTGATCAACCGCGGCGGCTTCTCGGTCATCCACGTGCTCTCGCTGTGGACGCTGATCCAGGTCCCGATCATCGTCTGGAGCGCCCGCACCCACAACGTGAAGCGCCACCGCAGCGCGGTGCGCGGCATGGTGACGGGCGCGCTGCTGATCGCCGGGTTCTTCACCTTCCCGTTCGAGCGCATGCTGGGGCACTGGCTGTTCGGGTGA
- a CDS encoding cation transporter, which yields MSADCCSAKSTTLEHLARQRDQRRVLVIVLAINAAMFVFEFGAGVIAGSTALMADASDMLGDALVYAVSLYALARSDRWKAGAATLKGVVILALGLGIAVNVALKIQSGVPPSSTLMLAFGALALAANLACLRLLWRFRAHDVNMASTFECSRNDVIANCGVLLAAALVWWLASPWPDIVIGGLMALVFLRSALRVIRAAAPQLRAA from the coding sequence ATGTCCGCCGACTGCTGCTCCGCCAAGTCGACCACGCTCGAACATCTCGCCCGCCAGCGCGACCAGCGGCGCGTGCTGGTGATCGTGCTCGCGATCAACGCCGCGATGTTCGTGTTCGAGTTCGGCGCAGGCGTGATCGCCGGGTCCACCGCGCTGATGGCCGATGCCAGCGACATGCTCGGCGATGCGCTGGTCTATGCGGTTAGCCTCTATGCCCTCGCGCGGTCGGACCGGTGGAAGGCGGGGGCGGCCACGCTCAAGGGGGTGGTGATCCTTGCGCTCGGCCTCGGCATCGCGGTCAATGTCGCGCTCAAGATCCAGAGCGGCGTGCCGCCGAGCTCCACGCTGATGCTGGCCTTCGGCGCACTGGCGCTCGCCGCCAACCTCGCCTGCCTGCGACTGCTGTGGCGCTTCCGCGCGCACGACGTGAACATGGCGAGCACCTTCGAGTGTTCGCGCAACGACGTGATCGCCAACTGCGGCGTGCTGCTCGCCGCCGCGCTGGTCTGGTGGCTGGCCTCGCCCTGGCCCGACATCGTCATCGGCGGACTGATGGCGCTGGTCTTCCTGCGCAGCGCGCTGCGGGTGATCCGCGCGGCCGCGCCGCAACTGCGGGCGGCCTGA
- a CDS encoding CPBP family intramembrane glutamic endopeptidase: protein MPTMLLAAVLTIIFAWNWRETRRYREFRACEDSARRLAFYWSWTWTSFVILGLGSIGILAAIGRMDALFAIPSEFARLAPRDPNVPIENMSGDTLAGFFIGAALSLGVVAFVWHRRLRKMTHPVVGDIEPLLPRNGHETLMAIPVSLNAGLSEELFFRLALPLLIAAVTGSALVGLVAATIAFGLMHWYQGWKGVLVTSQVGALFAWIYVVSGSLPKVIILHALVDIMALIVRPAVSRLMLRRTANSSLVA, encoded by the coding sequence ATGCCGACAATGCTGCTGGCCGCCGTGCTGACCATCATCTTCGCATGGAACTGGCGCGAAACCCGCCGCTACAGGGAATTTCGTGCGTGCGAGGATTCGGCGCGCCGCCTGGCCTTCTACTGGAGCTGGACCTGGACGAGCTTTGTGATCCTGGGCCTCGGCTCGATCGGTATTCTCGCCGCGATAGGCCGGATGGACGCTCTTTTCGCCATTCCTTCGGAGTTTGCCCGGCTGGCTCCGCGCGACCCCAATGTCCCGATAGAGAACATGTCGGGCGACACGCTGGCGGGATTCTTCATCGGAGCGGCCCTCTCGTTGGGGGTCGTGGCGTTCGTGTGGCATCGCCGGTTGCGCAAGATGACCCATCCGGTCGTCGGCGATATCGAGCCCCTGCTGCCCCGCAATGGGCACGAGACGCTGATGGCGATCCCGGTTTCGCTCAACGCCGGACTGAGCGAAGAACTGTTCTTTCGCCTCGCTCTTCCGCTCCTTATCGCCGCAGTGACCGGTTCCGCCCTCGTGGGGCTGGTCGCGGCCACGATCGCGTTCGGCCTGATGCACTGGTACCAAGGCTGGAAAGGCGTGCTGGTGACGAGCCAGGTCGGGGCCCTTTTCGCCTGGATCTACGTCGTCTCGGGTTCGCTGCCCAAAGTCATCATCCTGCACGCGCTGGTCGATATCATGGCGTTGATCGTACGGCCTGCCGTCTCGCGGCTGATGCTGCGCCGAACAGCCAATTCGTCACTGGTCGCATGA
- the thiC gene encoding phosphomethylpyrimidine synthase ThiC, with the protein MADIPSHLEIGVTTGPIRGSKKIHVGERRVAMREIALEPSSGEPPVRVYDTSGPYTDPAAVIDIQAGLPPLRREWQLARGDVEEYAPRDVKPEDNGQLGPDRSGGVPPFPTALRRPLRAKAGGNISQMHYARRGIVTPEMEYVAERENLGREFVRREIEGNSWGAEIPEYVTPEFVRDEVARGRAIIPSNVNHPEAEPMAIGRNFLVKINANIGNSAVASDVASEVDKMVWSIRWGADTVMDLSTGRNIHDTREWIIRNSPVPIGTVPIYQALEKVGGIAEDLTWEIFRDTLIEQAEQGVDYFTIHAGVRLPYVPMTAKRVTGIVSRGGSIMAKWCLAHHKESFLYERFDEITEIMKAYDIAYSLGDGLRPGSIADANDEAQFAELYTLGELTKRAWEQDVQVMIEGPGHVPMHKIKENMDKQLAACGEAPFYTLGPLVTDIAPGYDHITSGIGAAQIGWYGTAMLCYVTPKEHLGLPDRDDVKVGVVTYKLAAHAADLAKGHPAAQVRDDALSKARFEFRWRDQFNLSLDPDTAEQYHDQTLPAEGAKTAHFCSMCGPKFCSMKITQEVRDFAARQNAGIESFVAAAPDPVDAEAGMAEKSAEFLEGGSELYVGAGGREHD; encoded by the coding sequence ATGGCCGACATTCCCAGCCACCTCGAAATCGGCGTCACCACCGGCCCCATCCGCGGCTCGAAGAAGATCCACGTCGGAGAGCGCCGGGTGGCGATGCGCGAGATCGCGCTCGAACCCTCGAGCGGCGAGCCGCCGGTGCGCGTCTACGACACCTCCGGGCCCTATACCGACCCGGCAGCCGTCATCGACATTCAGGCCGGCCTGCCTCCGCTGCGCCGCGAATGGCAGCTCGCGCGCGGCGACGTCGAGGAATACGCGCCCCGCGACGTCAAACCGGAAGACAACGGCCAGCTCGGACCGGACCGCTCCGGCGGCGTGCCCCCGTTCCCCACCGCGCTGCGCCGTCCGCTGCGCGCCAAGGCCGGCGGCAATATCTCGCAAATGCACTACGCCCGCCGCGGCATCGTCACGCCGGAAATGGAGTACGTGGCGGAGCGCGAGAATCTCGGCCGCGAATTCGTCCGCCGCGAGATCGAGGGCAATTCATGGGGCGCCGAGATCCCCGAATACGTCACGCCCGAATTCGTCCGCGACGAGGTGGCGCGCGGCCGCGCCATCATCCCGAGCAACGTCAACCACCCCGAGGCCGAGCCGATGGCCATCGGTCGCAACTTCCTCGTCAAGATCAACGCCAATATCGGCAACTCCGCCGTGGCGTCGGATGTCGCGAGCGAGGTCGACAAGATGGTCTGGTCGATCCGCTGGGGCGCCGACACGGTGATGGACCTCTCCACCGGGCGCAACATCCACGACACCCGCGAATGGATCATCCGCAACTCCCCCGTCCCCATCGGCACCGTGCCGATCTACCAGGCGCTGGAAAAGGTCGGCGGCATCGCCGAGGATCTGACCTGGGAAATCTTCCGCGACACGCTGATCGAGCAGGCCGAACAGGGCGTCGACTATTTCACCATCCACGCCGGCGTGCGCCTCCCCTATGTCCCGATGACCGCCAAGCGCGTCACCGGCATCGTCAGCCGCGGCGGCTCGATCATGGCGAAATGGTGCCTCGCGCATCACAAGGAGAGCTTCCTCTACGAGCGCTTCGACGAGATCACCGAGATCATGAAGGCGTATGACATCGCCTATTCGCTGGGCGACGGCCTGCGCCCCGGCAGCATCGCCGACGCCAATGACGAAGCCCAGTTCGCCGAGCTCTACACGCTGGGCGAGCTGACCAAGCGCGCGTGGGAACAGGACGTGCAGGTGATGATCGAGGGCCCCGGCCACGTGCCGATGCACAAGATCAAGGAGAACATGGACAAGCAGCTCGCCGCCTGCGGCGAGGCCCCCTTCTACACCCTCGGGCCCCTCGTGACCGACATCGCGCCCGGCTACGACCACATCACCAGCGGCATCGGCGCAGCGCAGATCGGCTGGTACGGCACCGCCATGCTCTGCTACGTCACGCCCAAGGAACATCTCGGCCTGCCCGACCGCGACGATGTGAAGGTGGGCGTCGTCACCTACAAGCTCGCCGCCCACGCGGCAGACCTCGCCAAGGGCCACCCCGCCGCCCAGGTCCGCGACGACGCGCTGAGCAAAGCCCGCTTCGAATTCCGCTGGCGCGACCAGTTCAACCTCAGCCTCGATCCCGACACCGCCGAGCAGTACCACGACCAGACCCTCCCCGCGGAAGGCGCCAAGACCGCGCACTTCTGCTCGATGTGCGGGCCCAAGTTCTGCAGCATGAAGATCACCCAGGAAGTGCGCGATTTCGCTGCCAGGCAGAACGCCGGGATCGAGAGTTTCGTCGCCGCCGCCCCCGACCCGGTTGACGCCGAGGCCGGAATGGCTGAAAAATCGGCGGAATTTCTCGAAGGGGGGAGCGAACTCTATGTCGGAGCCGGCGGGCGCGAGCACGATTGA
- the arr gene encoding NAD(+)--rifampin ADP-ribosyltransferase produces the protein MTYAKDSTGPFYHGTRADLAPGDLLAPGNRSNYADRTLSWIYFSGTLDAATWGCELAKGEGRERIYIVEPTGAFEDDPNLTDRKFPGNPTESYRSREPLRIVGEVESWEPHPPERLAEMKAFLARLDAEGGPEIID, from the coding sequence ATGACCTATGCCAAAGATTCCACCGGCCCGTTCTACCACGGCACCCGCGCCGACCTCGCGCCGGGCGACCTGCTCGCCCCCGGCAACCGCTCCAACTACGCCGACCGCACCCTTTCGTGGATTTACTTCTCGGGTACGCTCGACGCCGCGACCTGGGGGTGCGAGCTGGCGAAGGGCGAGGGGCGCGAGCGCATCTACATCGTCGAGCCGACCGGCGCGTTCGAGGACGATCCCAACCTCACCGACAGGAAATTCCCCGGCAACCCGACCGAATCCTACCGCAGCCGCGAACCGCTGCGGATCGTCGGCGAGGTCGAAAGCTGGGAGCCGCACCCGCCCGAACGCCTCGCCGAGATGAAGGCCTTCCTCGCCCGGCTGGACGCCGAGGGCGGGCCCGAGATCATCGACTGA